A single Notoacmeibacter ruber DNA region contains:
- the ureG gene encoding urease accessory protein UreG, with product MNEHVNPEKTAQRAPSPNGPLRVGIGGPVGSGKTTLTARLCEALRDEMSVGVVTNDIYTREDADALVRMQALSSDRIEGVETGGCPHTAIREDASINLRAIERLRERCPDLDVVLIESGGDNLAATFSPDLADLTIYVISVCQGDDIPRKGGPAITRSDLLIVNKADLAPHVGADLDRMKADAKASRGERPSVFTDLRHGEGTDAIVAWLKENGGL from the coding sequence ATGAACGAGCATGTGAACCCAGAAAAAACGGCACAGCGCGCGCCATCTCCAAATGGTCCGCTGAGGGTTGGCATTGGCGGACCGGTCGGCTCCGGCAAGACGACACTGACCGCACGGCTCTGCGAGGCGCTGCGTGATGAGATGAGCGTCGGGGTCGTCACCAACGACATCTATACGCGCGAGGACGCCGATGCGCTGGTTCGGATGCAGGCCCTTTCCTCCGACAGGATCGAAGGCGTAGAGACGGGCGGCTGCCCACACACCGCCATCCGCGAAGACGCCTCCATCAATCTGCGCGCCATCGAACGGCTGCGCGAGCGATGCCCCGATCTCGACGTGGTGCTGATCGAGAGCGGCGGCGACAATCTGGCCGCGACCTTTTCGCCGGATCTGGCCGATCTGACGATCTACGTCATCAGCGTGTGTCAGGGCGATGACATTCCACGCAAGGGTGGCCCGGCCATCACGCGCAGCGACCTCCTGATCGTCAACAAGGCCGATCTGGCGCCTCATGTCGGTGCCGATCTGGATCGCATGAAGGCGGATGCAAAGGCGTCTCGCGGCGAACGACCCAGCGTCTTCACCGATCTGCGCCATGGCGAAGGGACCGACGCGATCGTCGCCTGGCTGAAGGAGAATGGCGGGCTCTGA
- a CDS encoding NAD(P)/FAD-dependent oxidoreductase — MRVVLAGLGHGHLHVVSNARKLADAGADVVLIDDGIFRYSSLAAGILGGQYTEEEGQLSSAALAAACGVRHVRGEVQDIVPAERRVRLRDASPIDYELLSLNLGSTVAAPFPVSAAASVFTAKPLSQLIALRDALRSMIERRQTVRLVVIGGGHSGCELSANAAALGRRYGAAIDITLVSPENRLMAKASEGASAAIEHLLRGFGVDTRTNSACEAINDEAVLLSDGTALPFDHVLLATGLRPPPEAKVHGLAFNEPGGICVRPTLQSISDERVFAIGDCAHFIDDPRPNVGVFGVRAAPILTHNLLARIAGDTMKAYRPQKRWFSALNLGDGTGFGQWGGYYWRGRLPLFMKDRIDRRFMEGYRRLYAGRPGRGTPDSPSSLP, encoded by the coding sequence ATGCGCGTTGTCCTCGCGGGTCTCGGTCACGGCCATCTTCATGTCGTTTCGAACGCACGGAAACTGGCGGATGCCGGCGCGGACGTCGTTCTCATCGATGATGGGATATTTCGCTATTCCTCGCTCGCGGCCGGTATCCTCGGCGGGCAATATACCGAGGAAGAGGGGCAGTTGAGTTCGGCAGCCCTTGCGGCAGCTTGCGGTGTGCGGCATGTACGCGGTGAAGTCCAAGACATCGTTCCGGCCGAACGGCGCGTTCGCCTTCGGGATGCCAGCCCCATCGATTACGAACTGCTCTCGCTCAATCTCGGCTCGACCGTCGCGGCTCCATTCCCGGTCTCTGCCGCCGCCTCCGTTTTTACGGCCAAGCCTCTGTCTCAGCTGATCGCGCTCCGCGATGCGCTCCGCTCGATGATCGAGCGCCGGCAGACCGTGCGGCTCGTCGTGATCGGCGGTGGCCATTCCGGTTGCGAACTGTCTGCCAATGCGGCTGCGCTGGGTCGCCGCTACGGCGCGGCAATCGACATCACGCTGGTGTCTCCAGAAAACAGGCTTATGGCCAAGGCATCGGAAGGTGCTTCCGCGGCCATCGAACACCTGCTGAGGGGCTTCGGTGTCGATACCCGGACGAACTCAGCCTGCGAGGCCATCAATGACGAAGCCGTGCTTCTGTCCGATGGGACTGCGCTGCCATTCGACCATGTTCTGCTCGCGACCGGACTGAGGCCACCCCCCGAGGCGAAGGTGCACGGTCTGGCTTTTAACGAGCCGGGCGGGATCTGTGTGAGGCCGACACTGCAATCCATATCGGATGAGCGGGTGTTTGCCATCGGCGATTGTGCGCATTTCATAGACGATCCCCGTCCGAATGTCGGGGTCTTTGGTGTCCGAGCTGCACCGATCCTGACCCACAATCTGCTGGCCCGGATCGCGGGCGATACGATGAAGGCATACAGGCCGCAAAAGAGGTGGTTCTCGGCGCTCAATCTCGGGGACGGCACCGGTTTCGGCCAATGGGGCGGCTACTATTGGCGCGGGCGCTTGCCGTTGTTCATGAAGGATCGGATCGACAGGCGATTCATGGAAGGCTATCGCCGTCTTTATGCCGGCCGCCCAGGGCGCGGAACGCCGGATAGTCCCAGCAGCCTGCCATAG
- a CDS encoding Fur family transcriptional regulator — MTTDCHHHPSEEKLTRNQRLVLETLREEGTPLTAYNLLDRLREDGLRAPPQIYRALDKLLDTGMVHRLDRLNAFVSCNHNHCGGHGVLFAVCDECGEVEELNVGNLDAAVQEATKPIGFSASSLFGEVRGLCQRCKPGGAAA, encoded by the coding sequence ATGACAACCGACTGTCACCACCATCCATCCGAAGAGAAACTGACCCGCAACCAGCGGCTTGTTCTGGAGACACTGCGGGAAGAAGGCACACCGCTGACCGCGTACAATCTCCTGGACCGCCTGAGGGAGGACGGGCTTCGCGCCCCGCCGCAGATCTACCGCGCGCTCGACAAGCTGCTGGATACCGGCATGGTGCATCGCCTCGACCGGCTGAACGCCTTCGTCAGCTGCAATCACAATCATTGCGGCGGGCATGGCGTGCTCTTCGCGGTCTGCGATGAATGCGGCGAGGTGGAAGAGCTGAATGTCGGCAATCTCGATGCCGCCGTGCAGGAGGCTACCAAACCCATTGGCTTTTCCGCGAGCAGCCTCTTCGGAGAAGTTCGCGGCCTGTGCCAGCGTTGCAAGCCGGGTGGTGCCGCAGCCTGA
- a CDS encoding metal ABC transporter permease: MLDDFLIRALLGGLIVAMLTAPLGCVVVWRQLAYFGDTLSHAALLGIALGTLASIYLPLAILAVCVAVALLLFTLRRQGDLAGDAILGLLAHGSLALGLVAIALAEQRIDLNGLLFGDIFAISRGDLFVMGGGAILILLTLAMIWNDLLAATVSPEIAAAESARPKRAEMIFLLLLAVTVAVAIKVVGVLLITAMLIIPAITARRLARGPEVMAALAAAAGIAAILLGLYGSFAFDTPAGPSIVVAACALFLLVRILPKRQRRTDP, translated from the coding sequence ATGCTCGATGATTTTCTGATCCGTGCATTGCTTGGCGGCCTGATCGTCGCGATGCTCACCGCGCCGCTCGGCTGCGTCGTGGTATGGCGGCAACTCGCCTATTTCGGCGATACGCTCTCTCATGCGGCGCTGCTCGGAATTGCACTCGGTACGCTGGCTTCCATTTATCTGCCGCTCGCCATTCTGGCCGTTTGCGTCGCGGTTGCCCTTCTGCTCTTCACACTGCGCCGGCAGGGCGACCTCGCCGGTGATGCGATCCTTGGTCTTCTTGCGCATGGCAGTCTGGCTCTGGGATTGGTGGCTATCGCGCTTGCCGAGCAACGGATCGATCTGAACGGACTACTCTTCGGGGACATCTTCGCGATCAGCCGTGGCGATCTGTTCGTTATGGGCGGAGGGGCGATCCTCATCCTGCTGACCCTTGCGATGATCTGGAACGACCTTCTTGCGGCAACGGTCTCGCCGGAAATCGCTGCCGCCGAGAGTGCGCGTCCAAAACGTGCGGAAATGATCTTTCTGCTGCTTCTCGCGGTGACGGTCGCCGTGGCCATCAAAGTGGTCGGCGTGCTGCTCATCACGGCCATGCTCATCATCCCGGCGATCACGGCGCGGCGGCTGGCTCGCGGGCCGGAAGTGATGGCGGCTCTTGCCGCAGCCGCGGGTATCGCGGCGATTCTTCTTGGACTTTACGGCTCGTTCGCCTTTGATACGCCGGCTGGCCCCTCCATCGTGGTGGCAGCCTGTGCGCTCTTTCTTCTTGTACGTATCCTGCCGAAGCGGCAGCGGAGAACGGATCCATGA
- the znuC gene encoding zinc ABC transporter ATP-binding protein ZnuC, with protein sequence MSREVSGRAKEHLKTMPLVEMERAGYSVENRFLVQGLDLSISPGEIVTLVGPNGSGKSTTAKLLLGLLRPTEGKVVRAADLRIGYVPQKLAIDPNLPLPVSRFMRLTKPLSRRQAIAALEETGVSHLIDAQMRGLSGGEMQRVLIARALSMKPQLLVLDEPAQGVDMAGAVAIYDLIAAARRRLGCGVLLVSHDLHLVMAQTDRVLCLNGHICCEGTPEAVSEMPEYRALFSGKAPRGLAVYRHQHDHQHLADGRVLHSDGTITDTCDPHECSHHHHSHDTLRNQVSSSDAR encoded by the coding sequence ATGTCCCGAGAGGTCTCTGGCCGGGCCAAGGAACATTTGAAAACCATGCCTTTGGTCGAAATGGAGCGGGCCGGGTATTCGGTCGAGAACCGCTTTCTGGTGCAAGGGCTCGATCTTTCGATCTCTCCCGGCGAAATCGTCACGCTGGTCGGTCCGAACGGGTCGGGCAAATCGACGACAGCGAAACTGCTTCTTGGCCTTCTCCGCCCTACGGAGGGAAAGGTGGTCCGGGCCGCCGATCTGCGCATCGGCTATGTTCCGCAAAAACTGGCCATAGATCCCAATCTGCCGCTGCCTGTGTCGCGTTTCATGCGTCTGACGAAGCCGCTGTCGCGGCGACAGGCGATCGCCGCGCTGGAAGAGACCGGCGTATCCCATTTGATCGACGCACAGATGCGTGGCCTCTCGGGCGGCGAGATGCAGCGTGTTCTGATTGCCAGGGCGCTCTCCATGAAACCGCAACTGCTTGTTCTGGATGAGCCCGCCCAGGGGGTCGACATGGCTGGTGCCGTCGCGATCTATGATCTGATTGCAGCGGCGCGGCGGCGTCTCGGCTGCGGCGTTTTGCTGGTCAGCCACGATCTGCATCTCGTCATGGCGCAGACCGATCGCGTGCTTTGTCTCAATGGACACATATGCTGCGAAGGCACGCCGGAGGCTGTCAGCGAGATGCCGGAATATCGTGCTCTTTTCAGCGGCAAGGCTCCGCGAGGCCTGGCCGTTTACCGCCACCAGCACGATCACCAGCATCTTGCCGATGGCCGCGTGCTCCATTCGGACGGGACGATTACCGATACATGCGATCCGCATGAATGCAGCCATCACCACCATTCTCACGACACGCTCCGAAATCAGGTAAGTTCGTCTGATGCTCGATGA
- a CDS encoding zinc ABC transporter substrate-binding protein, with product MSFHRLFQTVAPAALISLSFIPTGSARADEAPEVIASFTPIHSLTASLMEGVGEPQLLVPPTGSPHEFALRPSQAGALQDADLVIRIGPALESFLDKPLASLGANAHILDLMTVDGIDLLPTREAGIFDEGTEDHDHDHEEAGSDKHDHDDAHAESADHHEHEHDRDGESHEDHQHENHAHDGHDHGPEDPHIWLDPHNAETMVKAIADELREIDPANADRYDENEKKTLASIEALNDEIRGILGPVKGGSLIAFHDALQYFEKAYGLNVAGTLTISPEIAPGAKRLSALHAKMEEENVRCILVEPQFSPRLAQTVSEGTETKIATFDPAGSTVEPGPQAYSETMLANARALAECLSDN from the coding sequence ATGTCATTTCATCGCCTTTTTCAAACGGTCGCGCCAGCTGCGCTGATCTCCCTTTCCTTCATCCCGACAGGCTCGGCAAGAGCCGACGAAGCCCCCGAGGTCATTGCCTCCTTTACGCCGATCCATTCGCTGACGGCCTCTCTGATGGAAGGCGTGGGTGAACCGCAGCTTCTGGTGCCGCCCACAGGCTCACCGCATGAATTCGCGTTGCGGCCCAGCCAGGCCGGCGCGCTTCAGGACGCGGACCTCGTCATACGGATCGGGCCGGCCTTAGAGAGTTTTCTGGATAAGCCGCTCGCCTCGCTCGGCGCTAACGCGCACATCCTCGACCTGATGACGGTCGATGGAATCGACCTGCTCCCAACCCGCGAAGCCGGAATATTCGATGAAGGCACCGAGGATCACGACCACGATCATGAGGAAGCGGGCAGCGACAAACACGACCATGACGACGCCCACGCCGAGAGTGCCGATCACCATGAGCATGAGCATGATCGCGATGGAGAGTCTCATGAAGACCATCAACACGAGAACCATGCTCATGACGGACATGACCATGGTCCAGAGGATCCGCACATCTGGCTCGATCCCCACAATGCCGAGACGATGGTGAAAGCGATCGCCGACGAACTGAGAGAGATCGACCCGGCAAATGCGGACCGTTACGACGAGAATGAAAAGAAGACGCTCGCATCCATCGAGGCACTGAATGACGAGATCCGGGGGATCCTTGGTCCGGTCAAGGGAGGGTCGCTGATCGCGTTTCACGACGCGCTTCAATATTTCGAAAAGGCCTATGGGCTGAACGTCGCCGGCACATTGACCATCTCACCGGAAATCGCGCCCGGCGCCAAGCGCCTCTCGGCACTCCATGCGAAGATGGAGGAAGAGAATGTCCGCTGCATTCTCGTCGAGCCACAATTCTCTCCGCGCCTTGCGCAGACCGTCTCCGAAGGCACCGAAACGAAGATCGCTACATTCGATCCGGCGGGTAGTACGGTCGAGCCGGGGCCACAGGCCTATAGCGAGACCATGCTCGCCAATGCCAGAGCGCTGGCGGAGTGCCTTAGCGACAACTGA
- a CDS encoding c-type cytochrome: MRGIFSPRIIAAHLAILAILGLVIAGTVVFGGLYNVSARLGHLPGVSWVLHTTYHNSVDLYAPPESEVPPDLDDAGRIALGAGHFDQACRFCHASPGEQQSQTAQAMNPRPPHIEEAADHWQPRHFFWIVHEGVKMSGMPQWPTASRDDGVWSVVAFLMAVKEGMNHQQYEALLGRDGPARAMARTERPAAAAPCVTCHGEDGLGRGGSYIPRLDIQNTTYLTAALEAYRSGSRQSGFMAHAASVPEADELAELAAWYGAMPVADPKGEAKSDAALMERGEELAYGRDPKKNVPACVACHGHGEGPKGALFPALSGQYEAYLVEQLHAFRERERGGTDRVTLMKKAAHDLTDGQIDALAAWYAAQPARKAEAGEPQQR; the protein is encoded by the coding sequence GTGAGAGGTATCTTTTCGCCAAGGATCATCGCCGCGCATCTCGCGATCCTCGCTATTCTCGGCCTCGTGATCGCGGGCACGGTGGTGTTCGGCGGTCTTTACAATGTATCGGCCCGTCTCGGGCACTTGCCGGGCGTCTCATGGGTGCTGCACACGACCTATCACAATTCGGTCGACCTTTATGCTCCGCCGGAAAGTGAAGTGCCGCCGGATCTGGACGATGCGGGACGGATCGCGCTTGGGGCAGGCCATTTCGACCAGGCTTGCCGGTTTTGTCATGCCAGCCCGGGCGAGCAGCAGTCGCAAACGGCGCAAGCCATGAACCCGCGCCCGCCGCATATCGAAGAGGCGGCAGATCATTGGCAGCCGCGTCACTTTTTCTGGATCGTTCATGAGGGCGTGAAAATGAGCGGTATGCCGCAATGGCCGACCGCCAGCCGCGATGACGGGGTCTGGAGCGTCGTGGCGTTTCTGATGGCCGTCAAGGAAGGCATGAACCACCAGCAATATGAGGCCCTGCTTGGCCGGGATGGCCCAGCTCGCGCTATGGCGCGAACGGAGCGTCCCGCTGCGGCGGCACCCTGTGTGACCTGCCACGGCGAGGACGGACTTGGTCGTGGCGGATCCTATATTCCGCGCCTCGATATTCAGAACACCACCTATCTGACCGCGGCTCTGGAGGCCTATCGGTCGGGCTCACGACAGAGCGGTTTCATGGCTCACGCGGCCAGTGTGCCGGAGGCCGATGAACTGGCCGAACTTGCGGCATGGTACGGGGCGATGCCGGTGGCTGATCCAAAAGGAGAGGCCAAATCCGATGCGGCACTGATGGAGCGAGGCGAAGAGCTGGCCTATGGTCGCGATCCAAAGAAGAACGTGCCGGCCTGCGTCGCCTGCCATGGGCATGGCGAAGGGCCGAAAGGCGCTCTCTTTCCTGCTTTGTCAGGTCAATATGAGGCTTATCTGGTCGAACAGCTCCACGCCTTTCGCGAACGCGAGAGAGGCGGCACGGATCGCGTCACGCTGATGAAAAAGGCCGCCCATGATCTCACGGACGGCCAGATCGATGCGCTGGCAGCCTGGTACGCTGCACAACCGGCCCGCAAGGCCGAAGCGGGCGAACCTCAGCAGCGTTGA
- a CDS encoding cytochrome c oxidase assembly protein — protein sequence MSGRRGRVTCLTIALLLLCLVWAAPLLMPSAGRWPFTLHMVRHMVLVAVAAPLLVLALPRLSGGLILSPLIAAVLEFFVVWGWHFGTPHQLAQTSWPWFVLEQASFLVVGYGVWASSLNAASGLAGAGGLLLTSMHMTLLGALLTLAPRPLYAAICYGTEPLADQQLGGMLMLAVGGVAYLVGGVALVRRSLGGSEDAVPMTGDIS from the coding sequence ATGAGCGGGCGCAGGGGAAGAGTGACCTGCCTTACGATTGCTTTGCTGCTTCTCTGCCTTGTCTGGGCCGCGCCACTTCTGATGCCGTCGGCCGGCCGGTGGCCCTTCACCTTGCACATGGTCCGCCACATGGTGCTTGTCGCTGTCGCGGCACCGCTTCTGGTTCTCGCCCTTCCGCGTCTTTCCGGAGGATTGATCCTCTCTCCGCTCATCGCGGCCGTGCTGGAGTTTTTCGTCGTATGGGGCTGGCATTTCGGCACGCCCCACCAACTGGCGCAGACCTCATGGCCATGGTTCGTCCTTGAACAGGCCAGCTTTCTGGTCGTGGGTTATGGTGTCTGGGCCTCGTCGCTCAACGCAGCTTCCGGGCTGGCAGGGGCCGGCGGCCTCTTGCTGACGTCCATGCATATGACCTTGCTTGGCGCTCTCCTGACATTGGCGCCCAGGCCGCTCTACGCGGCGATCTGCTATGGCACGGAGCCGCTCGCCGATCAGCAATTGGGGGGCATGCTGATGCTTGCCGTCGGGGGCGTCGCCTACCTGGTTGGTGGGGTCGCGCTCGTGCGGCGCTCTCTCGGTGGGTCGGAGGATGCTGTGCCGATGACGGGGGACATATCGTGA
- the ctaD gene encoding cytochrome c oxidase subunit I → MLSEPVDPEWSDASADRLRAIWKGLPGWRYWKAVNNSEVGIWYSLACLFFMLCAGAMALIMRVQLAVPGADIVSADTYNQLYTMHGSAMMFLFAVPMFEAIAILLLPAFLGARDMPFPRLSAYGFWCFAIGGLFVISSPLFGIGPDGGWFMYPPYSTKFGGIGADVWLLGLSFIEVASIAAAVELIVGVLKCRPPGMRVNIMPLYAWYVLVVGAMILFAFPPLIAGDLLFELERALGWPFFDPDRGGDPMLWQHLFWIFGHPEVYIVFLPSIAIAAMVVPTAARQPIVGYSWIVLSAVGTGFISFGLWVHHMFTTGLPNISLGFFSAASEAVVIPTGIQLFAFVATLLVGRVRMSVPMLYIAGSLAIFTAGGLTGVMVALAPFDWQAHDSYFVVAHLHYTLFGGMVFPVMAGVSYFYPFFTKKKMSNTLGRIAFWLTFVGFNVTFLPMHLTGLMGMPRRVFTYLPGLGWDGLNLISTVGAFVMAAGILTFVWDVLRPKGNAPFTERNPWDAGTLEWSHDVPDQAWGVRSIPHVVTRYPIWQQPKIVERMDAGRFYLPDAEEAKRETLVTSILDARPIQVMRVTGPTWKTHLTAAFTGLGFILPTFHIYWPAAFFLLCAGAAVIWWLWTSTTPVPEKDMKDVGLGLKLPVYASGPASAGWWGVWITMLGDMTAFASLVFGMVFFWTASETFITDDTRTVLLPWLSLATLAVGCSWALTVAARETNRRGRGGIAKFCLTGAFVLTIVGAGALAISFWASDLEPTTHSFPAICGAITIWTLAHLGLGLTMQGYGLAGMIFGKLTTRYDADLWNITLFWHFMLVTMAAAAFMIGVFPILAGEV, encoded by the coding sequence ATGCTCTCCGAGCCGGTCGATCCCGAATGGTCGGACGCATCCGCCGATCGGCTCCGCGCGATCTGGAAGGGACTCCCGGGCTGGCGGTACTGGAAAGCCGTCAACAATTCCGAGGTCGGTATCTGGTATTCGCTGGCCTGCCTTTTCTTCATGCTCTGCGCTGGCGCCATGGCGCTGATCATGCGCGTGCAGCTTGCCGTGCCAGGCGCCGATATCGTGTCCGCCGACACGTATAACCAGCTCTATACGATGCATGGCTCGGCGATGATGTTCCTGTTCGCCGTGCCGATGTTCGAGGCAATCGCAATCCTGCTGCTTCCAGCCTTTCTCGGCGCGCGGGATATGCCGTTCCCTCGGCTTTCCGCTTATGGCTTCTGGTGTTTCGCCATTGGCGGGCTGTTCGTCATCTCCTCACCGCTCTTCGGTATCGGGCCGGATGGCGGCTGGTTCATGTATCCACCCTATTCGACCAAGTTCGGGGGAATCGGCGCCGACGTCTGGCTGCTCGGACTTTCCTTCATCGAGGTCGCATCCATCGCCGCTGCCGTCGAGCTGATCGTCGGTGTGCTGAAATGCCGGCCGCCGGGCATGCGGGTCAATATCATGCCGCTCTATGCATGGTATGTTCTGGTGGTTGGCGCGATGATCCTCTTCGCATTTCCACCTCTGATTGCCGGTGACTTGCTGTTCGAGCTCGAAAGGGCGCTCGGCTGGCCGTTTTTCGATCCCGACCGGGGTGGCGACCCGATGCTATGGCAGCACCTGTTCTGGATCTTCGGCCATCCGGAGGTCTACATCGTCTTCCTGCCTTCCATTGCAATCGCGGCTATGGTCGTTCCGACTGCGGCGCGCCAGCCCATCGTCGGCTATAGCTGGATTGTCCTGTCGGCCGTCGGCACCGGGTTCATCTCGTTCGGCCTGTGGGTGCACCACATGTTCACCACGGGCCTTCCAAATATCTCGCTTGGTTTCTTCTCGGCCGCATCCGAGGCTGTCGTGATCCCGACCGGCATCCAGCTTTTCGCCTTCGTGGCCACGTTGCTCGTCGGGCGTGTACGGATGAGCGTGCCGATGCTTTACATTGCCGGTTCGCTCGCAATCTTTACGGCTGGCGGTTTGACCGGCGTGATGGTGGCGCTGGCGCCGTTCGATTGGCAGGCGCACGATTCCTACTTCGTGGTGGCGCATCTTCACTACACGCTATTCGGGGGAATGGTCTTCCCGGTCATGGCCGGCGTTTCCTACTTCTACCCCTTCTTCACCAAGAAGAAGATGAGCAACACCCTCGGCCGTATCGCATTCTGGCTCACCTTCGTCGGCTTCAACGTTACCTTCCTGCCGATGCACCTGACCGGGCTTATGGGAATGCCGCGGCGCGTCTTCACCTATCTTCCGGGCCTTGGATGGGACGGGCTCAATCTCATCTCCACGGTCGGCGCTTTCGTGATGGCGGCCGGCATCCTCACTTTTGTCTGGGATGTCCTGCGGCCGAAGGGCAATGCGCCTTTCACCGAGCGCAATCCATGGGATGCCGGCACGCTGGAGTGGAGCCATGATGTACCGGACCAGGCCTGGGGTGTCCGCTCCATCCCTCACGTCGTGACGCGTTATCCGATCTGGCAGCAGCCGAAGATCGTCGAACGCATGGATGCAGGACGTTTCTATCTGCCGGATGCCGAAGAGGCGAAGCGCGAGACACTTGTGACGAGCATTCTCGATGCACGCCCGATACAGGTCATGCGGGTCACCGGGCCGACCTGGAAGACCCATCTGACCGCCGCCTTCACCGGGCTCGGTTTCATCTTGCCGACTTTCCACATCTATTGGCCTGCGGCATTCTTCCTGTTGTGTGCCGGTGCGGCCGTCATCTGGTGGCTATGGACATCGACGACGCCCGTCCCCGAGAAGGACATGAAGGATGTCGGGCTCGGACTGAAATTGCCGGTCTACGCCTCGGGGCCTGCTTCGGCAGGCTGGTGGGGTGTCTGGATCACGATGCTGGGAGATATGACGGCCTTCGCCTCGCTCGTTTTTGGCATGGTCTTCTTCTGGACCGCTTCGGAAACTTTTATCACCGACGATACGCGGACGGTCCTGCTGCCTTGGCTGTCACTGGCGACCCTTGCCGTCGGCTGCTCATGGGCGCTGACGGTGGCTGCGCGCGAGACCAACCGGCGCGGCAGGGGCGGAATCGCAAAGTTCTGTCTTACCGGCGCGTTCGTCCTGACCATCGTTGGCGCCGGCGCCCTTGCGATCAGCTTCTGGGCAAGCGATCTGGAGCCGACCACCCATAGTTTCCCGGCGATCTGCGGCGCGATCACCATCTGGACACTCGCTCATCTCGGCCTTGGGCTTACCATGCAGGGCTATGGTCTGGCCGGCATGATCTTCGGCAAGTTGACCACGCGATATGACGCCGATCTCTGGAATATCACCCTGTTCTGGCATTTCATGCTGGTGACGATGGCAGCCGCCGCGTTCATGATCGGGGTCTTTCCGATCCTGGCAGGGGAGGTCTGA
- a CDS encoding cytochrome c oxidase subunit II yields the protein MRFRPKTLAPLVALPVSACSFEGPQSVLSPAGIDAEQLVSLFWFLLAIAVVLWLLMNGLFFVITRITGRAHSPKLAERIIIGGGIVFPVIGLAAILGYGLSIMPDQRAPGDGLVLKVTGERFWWRVEYWPEGAEAPIYSANEIRLPVGRRSDIRLDADKVIHSFWIPALAGKMDMFPGRETSLRLEPTKTGTYRGQCAEFCGESHALMAFQAVVMEEDAFSAWLEEQERDAAQPKGEKAERGRDLFMSNGCGACHAVRGTEAAGQVGPDLTHVGSRESLAAGILPNAPQSFAEWTRHAAALKPDVDMPSYAYLSADELGAIAHYLEGLQ from the coding sequence ATGCGGTTTCGGCCCAAGACCCTCGCGCCCCTTGTCGCGCTTCCCGTTTCGGCCTGCTCGTTCGAAGGACCGCAATCGGTCCTTTCGCCGGCAGGGATCGATGCCGAACAGCTTGTTTCGCTGTTCTGGTTTCTGCTCGCCATTGCCGTGGTTCTGTGGCTCCTGATGAACGGCCTGTTCTTCGTGATTACCCGGATCACCGGGCGGGCTCATTCTCCGAAACTGGCCGAAAGGATCATCATCGGGGGCGGCATCGTATTTCCAGTCATCGGCCTCGCCGCAATCCTTGGCTATGGCCTTTCAATCATGCCGGACCAGCGTGCGCCGGGCGACGGACTTGTGCTGAAGGTGACCGGCGAACGTTTCTGGTGGCGTGTCGAATATTGGCCGGAAGGCGCCGAGGCTCCCATCTATTCCGCCAACGAGATACGGCTACCGGTCGGCCGGCGGAGCGATATCCGTCTCGATGCCGACAAGGTCATCCATTCCTTCTGGATTCCGGCTCTCGCCGGCAAGATGGACATGTTTCCCGGGCGCGAGACTTCTCTGCGGCTCGAGCCGACGAAGACCGGCACTTATCGCGGACAATGCGCCGAATTCTGCGGCGAAAGTCACGCCTTGATGGCCTTCCAAGCCGTCGTGATGGAGGAGGACGCGTTCTCCGCATGGCTCGAAGAGCAGGAGAGAGATGCCGCCCAGCCGAAAGGCGAGAAGGCTGAGCGCGGCCGTGACCTGTTCATGAGCAATGGATGTGGCGCATGCCACGCCGTTCGCGGAACGGAAGCCGCCGGTCAGGTGGGGCCGGATCTCACTCATGTGGGCTCGCGGGAAAGCCTCGCCGCAGGCATCCTGCCCAACGCCCCTCAATCGTTTGCGGAATGGACGCGCCATGCCGCTGCGCTGAAACCCGATGTCGACATGCCCTCCTACGCTTACCTCTCAGCGGACGAGCTTGGTGCGATCGCTCACTATCTGGAAGGGCTGCAGTGA